A section of the Epinephelus moara isolate mb chromosome 3, YSFRI_EMoa_1.0, whole genome shotgun sequence genome encodes:
- the si:dkey-183i3.6 gene encoding LAT2 domain-containing protein: MSEAAIRKHSLCCFYCLKNEDSRNTEGMIGNSSVLAAVLTAVSVLSLSLMSVLCLRCKKKSKVIHEENQIYDPQTFQRGGSMFAVTRSKTVTRANQITPTTVESREEPDDFSTAADDDYQNISEAQTGSPEHTYVDPLPLSVYENENAQTQKGVTEADQNPGVYENIIQSLPLKDDDDDYENSAFLDQVVQQQEDNEPDYVNENE, encoded by the exons atgtcAGAGGCAGCTATT AGGAAGCACAGCTTGTGCTGCTTCTACTGTCTGAAGAATGAAGACAGCCGCAACACTGAAG gtatGATAGGAAACTCCAGCGTTCTGGCTGCAGTCCTGACAGCTGTGTCGGTGTTGTCACTGAGTCTGATGTCCGTCCTCTGCCTGAGATGTAAAAAGAAATCCA aGGTCATACACGAGGAGAACCAAATATACGACCCACAGACCTT CCAGCGTGGGGGAAGTATGTTTGCTGTGACTCGTTCAAAAACAG tcaccAGAGCCAATCAGATCACCCCAACTACAGT tgaatCTCGAGAGGAACCTGACGACTTTTCAACGG CTGCAGACGATGACTATCAGAATATCTCAGAAG CTCAAACAGGAAGTCCAGAACATACATATGT AGATCCACTCCCGCTCTCAGtgtatgaaaatgaaaatgcacaGACTCAAAAAGGAGTAACAG AAGCTGATCAGAATCCAGGTGTCTATGAAAATATCATCCAATCATTGCCGTTAAAAGATG ATGACGACGACTACGAGAACTCTGCCTTCCTGGACCAAGTTGTGCAGCAGCAAGAAGACA ATGAGCCAGATTATGTGAATGAAAACGAATGA